In Shewanella sp. MR-4, the genomic stretch CCTTTTGAATGCTAAATAGATTAAGTTATGACAGACAAATGCGGTTCTATCATTAAAAAGTCTTCGCCAATCTGCGGCGAGCATCTCATGGACAAATGCAACACAGATTCCAGAGACGATTGAATGGCACTATTGCAGAATTAGGCGGGGGTAAAACAAAAACAGGCGGCATATTTGCCGCCTGTTCTCTAGAATTCAGAATTACTGATTCTTAGAAACGTAATCGATCGCTGCTTGAACAGTAGTGATCTTTTCAGCTTCTTCATCAGGGATCTCGGTATCAAACTCTTCTTCCAGAGCCATAACCAACTCAACAGTGTCCAGAGAATCTGCACCCAGATCGTCAACGAAAGATGCCGCTGGTTTAACGTCTTCTTCTTTAACGCCCAGTTGCTCTACAATGATTTTCTTTACACGTTCTTCGA encodes the following:
- the acpP gene encoding acyl carrier protein, giving the protein MSNIEERVKKIIVEQLGVKEEDVKPAASFVDDLGADSLDTVELVMALEEEFDTEIPDEEAEKITTVQAAIDYVSKNQ